A segment of the Coriobacteriia bacterium genome:
GCCCTTCACGGTTGCGAAGACCACGCGGCCGGCGGTGTCGTCGCGTGAGCCCTCGGGCAGGTGCTCCTTGACGCGCGCAACGGCCGCCTTCATGGCTTCGGCGGCGATCATCATCTGGGGCAGGAACGCATCGCCGCGACCATAGGCGTCGCCGAGGCGCTGGATGGCCGGCGTTAGCACGGCCCCGATAATCTCCTCGGCGGGCGTGCCCGAGGCGATCAGCGCGTCGACGAGCGTGGGAGCGGCATCGGTGTCGCCGCGCAGAACCGCACCCTCGAGCGCGTCGCGCGGGTCGACGGCGGTGGCCTCCGCGTGCGCGGGTGCAAGCGCCTCTGCGCCGCTGGCCGCCGCTGCAAGTGCCGATGCGTACGCGGCATCCCACGCGGCCCAAGCTTCGTGATGCGCGTCGGGGTCGTTGCCCGACACGAGCGCCTGGTTGGCGAGGCGCACCGCCTCCATGATCACCTGGTCGCTGGGGTTGATGATGCCGGCGTCTAGACCGCCCGTTACCGCCGCGTCGAAGAACGCCGCGTTGAGTAGCGGCCGCTGGGGAAGTCCGTGACTGATGTTGGAGACGCCGAGCACTGTAGCCAGCCCGCTCGCGTGAGCCGCCGAGAGAGCCTCGACGGTGGTGCGCGGGGCATGCGGGTCGGTTGCAGCGGTCATGACCAGCGCGTCGACGATCAGGTCGCGATCCGACAGCCCGTAACCATAGGCCGCCTCGCGAACGCGATCGACGACTGCGCCTCGACCCGCGACGCTCTGGGGGATGCCGACGTCGTCCAGAGCGAGCACCACAACCGCGGCGCCGTACTTGGCCACGAGCGGAAGTACGGCCTCCATCGACGCCGGGTCGCCATTGACGCTGTTGACGAGCGCGCGGCCAGGGTAGATGCGCAGCGCCGCCTCCAGCGCGGCCGGGTCGGTAGTGTCGAGCACGATTGGCAGCTCGCTCGTCCCGATGACCGCCAGCACGGCGGCTGGAAGCGCGACACTCGCGTCGACACCGGCGGCACCCACGTTGACGTCGAGGAGGTCGGCACCGGCCGCTTCCTGCTCGGCGGCGAACGAACGCACGATGCTCATCGAGCCGACGCGCAGCTCCTCGGCCAGCGCCTTCTTGCCGGTGGGGTTGATGCGCTCGCCGATGACTCGCACGGGCGAGCCGGAGCCGATCGTCACGACCCGGCGCGGTCCAGCGACTCGCAGCCCATCAAACCCGCGCCCGCGCACGACCACGAATTCTCTGTCGGCAACGGCGTCTACGATCGCGCCCGTGAAGACGGGCGTCGAGCCGCAGCAGGAGCCGACCAGTGCGGCGCCCGCCTCGCGCGCGGCGGATGCGAAGGCGGCCATCTCGTCCGGCGTGCCCGGGAACTGTGTGCGACCCTCAGCGTCTAGCGTCGGTAGGCCCGCGTTGGGCTGAGCGAAGACCGGCAGAGTCGTCGTCGCAGCCATCCTGCGCACAAGCGGCAG
Coding sequences within it:
- a CDS encoding homocysteine S-methyltransferase family protein, translating into AEQAAALASAGPDAIFIETMTDIAEARCAVLAAKSVCDLPVFASCTFGLAGRMDLSGTDPETAAVVLEAAGADGVGMNCGLGPEQMLPLVRRMAATTTLPVFAQPNAGLPTLDAEGRTQFPGTPDEMAAFASAAREAGAALVGSCCGSTPVFTGAIVDAVADREFVVVRGRGFDGLRVAGPRRVVTIGSGSPVRVIGERINPTGKKALAEELRVGSMSIVRSFAAEQEAAGADLLDVNVGAAGVDASVALPAAVLAVIGTSELPIVLDTTDPAALEAALRIYPGRALVNSVNGDPASMEAVLPLVAKYGAAVVVLALDDVGIPQSVAGRGAVVDRVREAAYGYGLSDRDLIVDALVMTAATDPHAPRTTVEALSAAHASGLATVLGVSNISHGLPQRPLLNAAFFDAAVTGGLDAGIINPSDQVIMEAVRLANQALVSGNDPDAHHEAWAAWDAAYASALAAAASGAEALAPAHAEATAVDPRDALEGAVLRGDTDAAPTLVDALIASGTPAEEIIGAVLTPAIQRLGDAYGRGDAFLPQMMIAAEAMKAAVARVKEHLPEGSRDDTAGRVVFATVKGDIHSIGKDICVSLLESQGFEVADLGVDVSSERILEAADKSDAVCLSALMTTTLPAMQQIVGDVKSAHDGLPVFVGGAVVTAEWAAGIGAGYSADAPGCVSAVREATAVRRGERQ